One stretch of Lucilia cuprina isolate Lc7/37 chromosome 6, ASM2204524v1, whole genome shotgun sequence DNA includes these proteins:
- the LOC111685977 gene encoding endoplasmic reticulum junction formation protein lunapark-A, whose protein sequence is MGVIWSKFRKEKSTQEVLEALQEKIDTLETFTVNTQEQKKRIVGNFLAVSIGVYVIAFAVFYFVYFPPTWQERIVYFVPLLLFPIIIILLRYLFTWYFQRKLNKNSKKLTALRAEKKKILEQVMDKETYKVAVNLLARFADKPSKTSFALSSSTPSKLNQTLHNRSLPSANFNQRSKQLALTSSSAVTTTSTPSPRTPVNYMMSTNTPRLISQMSPTATLSPSSTALMSQHSGLNQQLRRRTPFPIVNQQDKGVFDRIVDVLIGDGPQDRFAMICKECYSHNGMALKDDFEYTTFRCAFCNALNPARKSRPVAPRLSVMPAAPAAGNAGSDTSDSEDEKDDSDDEARNLNGNTTATTTQFSTPSNINNLAVNKENENAVTTTSPTSSTTSSDVDEENHETKQQPQSGELNEEVVKETSELKTNSSLDELLKQLNKSDSAIEDNTMSPE, encoded by the exons ATGGGTGTCATTTGGTCAAAATTTAGG AAAGAAAAATCCACCCAAGAGGTGTTGGAAGCCCTACAAGAAAAAATCGACACATTGGAGACTTTCACCGTCAATACACAGGAGCAAAAGAAACGTATTGTTGGCAATTTTCTAGCCGTTTCCATTGGTGTTTATGTGATAGCATTTGCTGTCttttattttgtctattttcCACCCACTTGGCAGGAGAGAATTGTATATTTTGTGCCGCTTTTACTATTTCCCATAAT TATCATTTTACTACGTTATCTCTTCACCTGGTATTTCCAacgtaaattaaacaaaaactcaaaaaaactaACAGCACTAAGagctgaaaagaaaaaaatcttagaaCAAGTAATGGATAAAGAGACTTATAAAGTGGCCGTGAATCTCTTGGCACGTTTTGCCGATAAACCCAGTAAAACATCATTTG CTTTAAGCTCCTCAACACCCAGTAAACTTAATCAAACTCTCCACAATCGTTCTTTACCCTCGGCAAATTTCAATCAAAGATCTAAACAATTGGCTTTAACATCATCGTCAGCggtaacaacaacatcaacaccCTCACCCAGAACTCCTGTCAACTATATGATGAGCACAAATACTCCACGTTTAATTTCACAAATGAGCCCAACAGCAACATTATCACCTTCATCGACGGCTTTGATGTCACAACATAGTGGACTCAATCAACAGCTAAGACGTCGTACACCCTTTCCGATTGTCAATCAACAGGATAAGGGTGTATTTGATCGTATTGTTGATGTTTTAATAGGTGATGGACCACAAGATCGTTTTGCCATGATTTGCAAAGAATGTTATTCTCATAATG gAATGGCTTTAAAAGATGATTTTGAATATACAACATTTAGATGTGCATTTTGTAATGCTTTAAATCCGGCTCGTAAATCCCGACCAGTGGCACCACGTTTATCGGTTATGCCCGCTGCTCCTGCAGCTGGTAATGCTGGCAGTGATACTTCAGATTCAGAAGATGAAAAAGATGATTCGG ATGACGAAGCAAGAAATTTGAATGGcaatacaacagcaacaacaacacaattttCTACACCTAGCAACATCAACAATCTTgctgtaaataaagaaaatgaaaatgctGTAACAACAACATCACCAACATCATCCACAACATCATCCGATGTAGATGAAGAAAATCACGAAACTAAACAACAACCACAAAGTGGTGAACTGAATGAAGAAGTTGTAAAAGAAACTtcagaattaaaaacaaattcatcaCTGGATGAATtacttaaacaattaaataagtcTGATTCTGCCATAGAGGACAATACAATGAGTCCCGAATAa
- the LOC111685978 gene encoding ester hydrolase C11orf54 homolog produces MAATSALNTNELLFEEKPLHQPPLQELKQVIQSTLLKNFENVSVDVTSCPDLTASPYNLMDSGLGGSPILLEAGGPPYLLPLVQREKLYNIKEMCQKAMGGEGKILAMGAGAGPYPLRNSNCEGIYNMAVSPDGKITNGSYTAKVSGKEEACALEPIPNSEPRCALLLNLFVCRGEPGQVIKITCKKRIGKQNFIECIRQGLLEKYGDKCVGMGGLFLIKRGKVFQHVMRDFSKTPITSEVELNQWLKFFEMPATLNAVGTLITHENDLDLRLQHFHSFSTSNWGGHYHYDTTPETVEYEAYLNVAERVVRVDKPIETHKFGRD; encoded by the exons atggcAGCTACAAGTGCTTTAAATACTAATGAATTATTATTTGAGGAAAAACCTTTACACCAGCCCCCATTGCAAGAACTAAAACAAG tgATACAATCAACTCtgttaaaaaactttgaaaatgtaAGTGTTGATGTCACATCTTGTCCCGATTTAACGGCCTCACCCTACAACCTTATGGATTCAG GTTTGGGTGGTTCTCCTATACTATTGGAAGCCGGTGGACCACCTTACCTTTTACCTTTAGTTCAACGGGAAAAATTGTACAATATTAAGGAAATGTGTCAGAAAGCTATGGGAGGCGAAGGCAAAATTTTGGCAA TGGGTGCTGGCGCCGGTCCCTATCCTCTGCGTAACTCCAACTGTGAGGGTATTTACAATATGGCCGTATCGCCTGATGGTAAAATCACCAATGGCAGCTATACAGCAAAAGTATCGGGAAAAGAAGAAGCCTGCGCCTTAGAACCCATACCCAATAGTGAACCTCGTTGCGCTTTACTGCTTAATCTATTCGTTTGTCGCGGAGAACCGGGGCAAGTGATTAAGATTACATGCAAAAAACGTATTggcaaacaaaatttcatcgaATGTATACGTCAGGGTTTATTGGAAAAATATGGCGATAAATGTGTGG GAATGGGTGGTTTGTTTTTAATCAAACGCGGTAAGGTGTTCCAGCATGTAATGCGCGATTTTAGTAAAACTCCGATAACATCGGAAGTTGAATTAAATCAATGGCTGAAGTTTTTTGAAATGCCAGCTACTTTAAATGCCGTGGGAACATTGATAACGCATGAGAAT gaTTTAGATTTACGTCTACAACACTTTCATTCATTTTCCACCAGCAATTGGGGTGGTCACTATCATTATGATACAACACCTGAGACCGTAGAATATGAGGCTTATTTAAATGTTGCCGAACGTGTAGTACGTGTTGATAAACCTATAGAAACCCATAAATTCGGTAGAGATTAA
- the LOC111685980 gene encoding MIP18 family protein galla-1 — protein sequence MLSYIKRKLSESDSSANSTNADAQLVRKTSQMSLSSGGGVGGNGECDEAIAIGEDALLHELGYKNATDLQETIYDCLRTIRDPEKPATLEDLNVIYEDGIFVMPSTKSNVSVVRIEFNPTVPHCSLATLIGLCIRIKVERSLPHNIKIDIYIKKGTHNTEEEINKQINDKERIAAAMENPNLRDLVENCIKDEE from the exons ATGTTGTCTTATATCAAACGTAAATTATCAGAATCAGACTCTAGCGCAAACTCGACAAATGCCGATGCTCAGTTAGTGCGTAAAACTTCACAAATGTCTTTGAGTTCAGGTGGTGGTGTCGGTGGTAATGGCGAGTGCGATGAGGCCATTGCTATTGGCGAGGATGCCTTACTACATGAATTGGGCTATAAGAATGCTACCGATTTACAGGAAACTATTTATG ATTGTTTAAGAACCATAAGAGATCCCGAGAAACCAGCTACTTTGGAGgatttaaatgttatatatgAAGATGGTATATTTGTAATGCCATCCACAAAATCAAATGTTTCAGTG gTACGCATTGAATTTAATCCTACGGTGCCTCATTGTTCCTTGGCCACTTTGATTGGTCTTTGTATACGTATAAAAGTTGAAAGAAGTTTACCTCACAatattaaaattgatatttatattaaaaagggaACACACAATACCGAAGAAgaaa TCAACAAACAAATCAATGATAAAGAAAGAATAGCTGCTGCTATGGAAAATCCCAATCTTAGAGATCTTgtggaaaattgtataaaagatGAAGAGTAA